In one window of Festucalex cinctus isolate MCC-2025b chromosome 14, RoL_Fcin_1.0, whole genome shotgun sequence DNA:
- the phactr2 gene encoding phosphatase and actin regulator 2 isoform X4, with protein MGQTAVSTVSHTASVDGLEKSSSLASCDVVVDSGSDAHNVPGSRLQRGKLSTLGRLFKPWKWRKKKSSDRFQDLSKVLERKISTRQTREELIKKGVLVPEQADEPVSREIQNGHATSSVSPEQVKVEIETKLTQAADLTPGPTITEDKTETRDSKPVTRAGQARPRDAQARKQHSAAAPASSKPAGGAAGSARHSRDSSSGAKKTAKAPGKSGTAAQAKTNSRSSNNSSRAIAKSSHPKKTQGSSTKTTTTTSCSTVPPRSRPPKDVETHSRGADARTSRKSEANSQKASAELPGQPEEVNSSDTHGGSPQVSLPEVEETPVASQATPEDKAPCGDSSAGQDNLRDASAEPAVHSPHINSSTEDTSFTEGGTEADTQQQEEARTIGAGEEAREETRKSAEETHWSPADSDTVKSHGHSVNIQQVEVTVIPDRPTESQASDSDSDGPILYRDDDEEEEEDEYLNSSLASKIRRRDTLNIKLGNRPSKRELEEKNILPRSSESERHELRQQIGSKLVRRLSQRPTTEELEQRNILRQKNEVEEHEAKQEIKRKLSRKLSVRPTVAELIARRILRFNEYVEVTDAKDYDRRADKPWTRLTPADKAAIRKELNEFKSREMEVHDDSKQFTRYHRP; from the exons ATGGGCCAGACCGCTGTATCTACCGTGTCTCACACAGCGAGTG TTGATGGTTTGGAGAAATCGTCATCACTTGCCAGCTGCGACGTGGTCGTGGACAGCGGTTCCGATGCCCATAATGTGCCCGGGTCACGGCTGCAGCGAGGCAAGCTGTCCACTCTAGGGCGACTCTTCAAACCCTGGAagtggaggaagaagaagagcagcGACAGGTTCCAGGATCTTTCCAAAG TTTTAGAGCGAAAAATCTCAACGCGACAAACGAGAGAGGAGCTGATCAAGAAAGGAGTGCTCGTCCCAGAACAAG CAGACGAGCCCGTCAGCAGGGAAATCCAGAATGGCCACGCCACATCCAGCGTATCTCCGGAGCAGGTCAAAGTTGAGATTGAAACTAAATTGACCCAAGCGGCAGACCTGACTCCTGGCCCTACGATCACAGAGGACAAAACAG AGACGAGGGACAGTAAACCCGTCACCCGGGCGGGTCAGGCACGCCCGCGGGATGCCCAAGCTCGAAAACAGCACAGCGCCGCTGCGCCCGCCTCCTCCAAGCCTGCGGGTGGCGCTGCTGGCTCGGCCAGGCACAGCAGGGACTCTTCCTCTGGCGCTAAAAAGACCGCAAAAGCACCAGGGAAGTCGGGCACTGCGGCGCAAGCTAAAACTAACTCGCGGAGCTCTAACAACAGTAGTCGCGCGATCG ccAAGTCGTCTCATCCAAAGAAGACGCAAGGCAGTTCCACAAAAACCACCACGACCACCTCTTGCTCCACTGTCCCCCCTCGCTCTCGCCCACCCAAGGACGTCGAGACGCACAGTAGAGGCGCAGACGCTCGGACCAGCCGGAAATCTGAAGCCAATTCTCAGAAGGCTTCTGCGGAGCTTCCCGGTCAGCCGGAGGAAGTCAACTCCTCAGATACCCACGGGGGCTCTCCTCAAGTTTCCCTTCCCGAAGTTGAGGAGACACCCGTCGCTTCTCAAGCCACCCCGGAGGACAAAGCTCCCTGCGGCGATTCTTCCGCGGGCCAAGACAACCTCCGGGATGCGTCCGCCGAGCCCGCCGTCCACTCCCCCCACATCAACTCCTCCACAGAGGACACTTCCTTCACAGAAGGAGGCACTGAGGCTGACACCCAACAGCAGGAAGAAGCGAGGACGATAGGGGCGGGAGAAGAGGCACGAGAGGAAACCAGGAAGTCTGCTGAGGaaacacactggag TCCGGCTGATTCAGACACCGTAAAGTCGCACGGCCACAGCGTAAACATCCAGCAGGTCGAGGTGACGGTGATCCCCGACCGGCCGACGGAGAGCCAAGCCAGCGACTCGGACTCGGACGGACCCATCCTGTACCGCgatgacgacgaggaagaggaggaggacgagtaCCTTAACA GTTCTCTGGCCAGCAAGATCCGACGACGGGACACCCTCAACATCAAACTGGGCAACCGGCCCAGCAAGAGGGAGCTGGAGGAGAAAAACATACTGCCACGCAGCTCTGAGTCTGAGAGACACGAGCTCCGTCAGCAGATCGGCTCCAAGCTCGTCAG GCGCTTGAGCCAAAGGCCAACCACAGAAGAGCTGGAGCAACGGAACATCCTCAGAC AGAAGAACGAAGTGGAGGAGCACGAGGCCAAGCAGGAGATTAAACGAAAACTCTCCAGAAAG CTCAGTGTGCGGCCGACGGTTGCGGAGCTGATCGCTCGGAGAATCCTGCGTTTTAACGAGTATGTGGAGGTCACGGACGCCAAGGACTATGACCGGCGGGCAGATAAGCCGTGGACGCGGCTCACGCCCGCTGACAAG GCGGCCATCCGCAAGGAACTGAATGAGTTCAAGAGCAGGGAGATGGAGGTGCACGACGACAGCAAACAGTTTACCAG ATACCATCGGCCTTAA
- the phactr2 gene encoding uncharacterized protein phactr2 isoform X3 — MEEEEGDTLSEMKAFTSLPPQSRFRSHSDASGFTARILWRLRGGRTVDGLEKSSSLASCDVVVDSGSDAHNVPGSRLQRGKLSTLGRLFKPWKWRKKKSSDRFQDLSKDEPVSREIQNGHATSSVSPEQVKVEIETKLTQAADLTPGPTITEDKTETRDSKPVTRAGQARPRDAQARKQHSAAAPASSKPAGGAAGSARHSRDSSSGAKKTAKAPGKSGTAAQAKTNSRSSNNSSRAIAKSSHPKKTQGSSTKTTTTTSCSTVPPRSRPPKDVETHSRGADARTSRKSEANSQKASAELPGQPEEVNSSDTHGGSPQVSLPEVEETPVASQATPEDKAPCGDSSAGQDNLRDASAEPAVHSPHINSSTEDTSFTEGGTEADTQQQEEARTIGAGEEAREETRKSAEETHWSPADSDTVKSHGHSVNIQQVEVTVIPDRPTESQASDSDSDGPILYRDDDEEEEEDEYLNSSLASKIRRRDTLNIKLGNRPSKRELEEKNILPRSSESERHELRQQIGSKLVRRLSQRPTTEELEQRNILRQKNEVEEHEAKQEIKRKLSRKLSVRPTVAELIARRILRFNEYVEVTDAKDYDRRADKPWTRLTPADKAAIRKELNEFKSREMEVHDDSKQFTRYHRP, encoded by the exons TTGATGGTTTGGAGAAATCGTCATCACTTGCCAGCTGCGACGTGGTCGTGGACAGCGGTTCCGATGCCCATAATGTGCCCGGGTCACGGCTGCAGCGAGGCAAGCTGTCCACTCTAGGGCGACTCTTCAAACCCTGGAagtggaggaagaagaagagcagcGACAGGTTCCAGGATCTTTCCAAAG ACGAGCCCGTCAGCAGGGAAATCCAGAATGGCCACGCCACATCCAGCGTATCTCCGGAGCAGGTCAAAGTTGAGATTGAAACTAAATTGACCCAAGCGGCAGACCTGACTCCTGGCCCTACGATCACAGAGGACAAAACAG AGACGAGGGACAGTAAACCCGTCACCCGGGCGGGTCAGGCACGCCCGCGGGATGCCCAAGCTCGAAAACAGCACAGCGCCGCTGCGCCCGCCTCCTCCAAGCCTGCGGGTGGCGCTGCTGGCTCGGCCAGGCACAGCAGGGACTCTTCCTCTGGCGCTAAAAAGACCGCAAAAGCACCAGGGAAGTCGGGCACTGCGGCGCAAGCTAAAACTAACTCGCGGAGCTCTAACAACAGTAGTCGCGCGATCG ccAAGTCGTCTCATCCAAAGAAGACGCAAGGCAGTTCCACAAAAACCACCACGACCACCTCTTGCTCCACTGTCCCCCCTCGCTCTCGCCCACCCAAGGACGTCGAGACGCACAGTAGAGGCGCAGACGCTCGGACCAGCCGGAAATCTGAAGCCAATTCTCAGAAGGCTTCTGCGGAGCTTCCCGGTCAGCCGGAGGAAGTCAACTCCTCAGATACCCACGGGGGCTCTCCTCAAGTTTCCCTTCCCGAAGTTGAGGAGACACCCGTCGCTTCTCAAGCCACCCCGGAGGACAAAGCTCCCTGCGGCGATTCTTCCGCGGGCCAAGACAACCTCCGGGATGCGTCCGCCGAGCCCGCCGTCCACTCCCCCCACATCAACTCCTCCACAGAGGACACTTCCTTCACAGAAGGAGGCACTGAGGCTGACACCCAACAGCAGGAAGAAGCGAGGACGATAGGGGCGGGAGAAGAGGCACGAGAGGAAACCAGGAAGTCTGCTGAGGaaacacactggag TCCGGCTGATTCAGACACCGTAAAGTCGCACGGCCACAGCGTAAACATCCAGCAGGTCGAGGTGACGGTGATCCCCGACCGGCCGACGGAGAGCCAAGCCAGCGACTCGGACTCGGACGGACCCATCCTGTACCGCgatgacgacgaggaagaggaggaggacgagtaCCTTAACA GTTCTCTGGCCAGCAAGATCCGACGACGGGACACCCTCAACATCAAACTGGGCAACCGGCCCAGCAAGAGGGAGCTGGAGGAGAAAAACATACTGCCACGCAGCTCTGAGTCTGAGAGACACGAGCTCCGTCAGCAGATCGGCTCCAAGCTCGTCAG GCGCTTGAGCCAAAGGCCAACCACAGAAGAGCTGGAGCAACGGAACATCCTCAGAC AGAAGAACGAAGTGGAGGAGCACGAGGCCAAGCAGGAGATTAAACGAAAACTCTCCAGAAAG CTCAGTGTGCGGCCGACGGTTGCGGAGCTGATCGCTCGGAGAATCCTGCGTTTTAACGAGTATGTGGAGGTCACGGACGCCAAGGACTATGACCGGCGGGCAGATAAGCCGTGGACGCGGCTCACGCCCGCTGACAAG GCGGCCATCCGCAAGGAACTGAATGAGTTCAAGAGCAGGGAGATGGAGGTGCACGACGACAGCAAACAGTTTACCAG ATACCATCGGCCTTAA
- the phactr2 gene encoding phosphatase and actin regulator 2 isoform X5, with product MEHDVDGLEKSSSLASCDVVVDSGSDAHNVPGSRLQRGKLSTLGRLFKPWKWRKKKSSDRFQDLSKVLERKISTRQTREELIKKGVLVPEQADEPVSREIQNGHATSSVSPEQVKVEIETKLTQAADLTPGPTITEDKTETRDSKPVTRAGQARPRDAQARKQHSAAAPASSKPAGGAAGSARHSRDSSSGAKKTAKAPGKSGTAAQAKTNSRSSNNSSRAIAKSSHPKKTQGSSTKTTTTTSCSTVPPRSRPPKDVETHSRGADARTSRKSEANSQKASAELPGQPEEVNSSDTHGGSPQVSLPEVEETPVASQATPEDKAPCGDSSAGQDNLRDASAEPAVHSPHINSSTEDTSFTEGGTEADTQQQEEARTIGAGEEAREETRKSAEETHWSPADSDTVKSHGHSVNIQQVEVTVIPDRPTESQASDSDSDGPILYRDDDEEEEEDEYLNSSLASKIRRRDTLNIKLGNRPSKRELEEKNILPRSSESERHELRQQIGSKLVRRLSQRPTTEELEQRNILRQKNEVEEHEAKQEIKRKLSRKLSVRPTVAELIARRILRFNEYVEVTDAKDYDRRADKPWTRLTPADKAAIRKELNEFKSREMEVHDDSKQFTRYHRP from the exons TTGATGGTTTGGAGAAATCGTCATCACTTGCCAGCTGCGACGTGGTCGTGGACAGCGGTTCCGATGCCCATAATGTGCCCGGGTCACGGCTGCAGCGAGGCAAGCTGTCCACTCTAGGGCGACTCTTCAAACCCTGGAagtggaggaagaagaagagcagcGACAGGTTCCAGGATCTTTCCAAAG TTTTAGAGCGAAAAATCTCAACGCGACAAACGAGAGAGGAGCTGATCAAGAAAGGAGTGCTCGTCCCAGAACAAG CAGACGAGCCCGTCAGCAGGGAAATCCAGAATGGCCACGCCACATCCAGCGTATCTCCGGAGCAGGTCAAAGTTGAGATTGAAACTAAATTGACCCAAGCGGCAGACCTGACTCCTGGCCCTACGATCACAGAGGACAAAACAG AGACGAGGGACAGTAAACCCGTCACCCGGGCGGGTCAGGCACGCCCGCGGGATGCCCAAGCTCGAAAACAGCACAGCGCCGCTGCGCCCGCCTCCTCCAAGCCTGCGGGTGGCGCTGCTGGCTCGGCCAGGCACAGCAGGGACTCTTCCTCTGGCGCTAAAAAGACCGCAAAAGCACCAGGGAAGTCGGGCACTGCGGCGCAAGCTAAAACTAACTCGCGGAGCTCTAACAACAGTAGTCGCGCGATCG ccAAGTCGTCTCATCCAAAGAAGACGCAAGGCAGTTCCACAAAAACCACCACGACCACCTCTTGCTCCACTGTCCCCCCTCGCTCTCGCCCACCCAAGGACGTCGAGACGCACAGTAGAGGCGCAGACGCTCGGACCAGCCGGAAATCTGAAGCCAATTCTCAGAAGGCTTCTGCGGAGCTTCCCGGTCAGCCGGAGGAAGTCAACTCCTCAGATACCCACGGGGGCTCTCCTCAAGTTTCCCTTCCCGAAGTTGAGGAGACACCCGTCGCTTCTCAAGCCACCCCGGAGGACAAAGCTCCCTGCGGCGATTCTTCCGCGGGCCAAGACAACCTCCGGGATGCGTCCGCCGAGCCCGCCGTCCACTCCCCCCACATCAACTCCTCCACAGAGGACACTTCCTTCACAGAAGGAGGCACTGAGGCTGACACCCAACAGCAGGAAGAAGCGAGGACGATAGGGGCGGGAGAAGAGGCACGAGAGGAAACCAGGAAGTCTGCTGAGGaaacacactggag TCCGGCTGATTCAGACACCGTAAAGTCGCACGGCCACAGCGTAAACATCCAGCAGGTCGAGGTGACGGTGATCCCCGACCGGCCGACGGAGAGCCAAGCCAGCGACTCGGACTCGGACGGACCCATCCTGTACCGCgatgacgacgaggaagaggaggaggacgagtaCCTTAACA GTTCTCTGGCCAGCAAGATCCGACGACGGGACACCCTCAACATCAAACTGGGCAACCGGCCCAGCAAGAGGGAGCTGGAGGAGAAAAACATACTGCCACGCAGCTCTGAGTCTGAGAGACACGAGCTCCGTCAGCAGATCGGCTCCAAGCTCGTCAG GCGCTTGAGCCAAAGGCCAACCACAGAAGAGCTGGAGCAACGGAACATCCTCAGAC AGAAGAACGAAGTGGAGGAGCACGAGGCCAAGCAGGAGATTAAACGAAAACTCTCCAGAAAG CTCAGTGTGCGGCCGACGGTTGCGGAGCTGATCGCTCGGAGAATCCTGCGTTTTAACGAGTATGTGGAGGTCACGGACGCCAAGGACTATGACCGGCGGGCAGATAAGCCGTGGACGCGGCTCACGCCCGCTGACAAG GCGGCCATCCGCAAGGAACTGAATGAGTTCAAGAGCAGGGAGATGGAGGTGCACGACGACAGCAAACAGTTTACCAG ATACCATCGGCCTTAA
- the phactr2 gene encoding phosphatase and actin regulator 2 isoform X2 codes for MEEEEGDTLSEMKAFTSLPPQSRFRSHSDASGFTARILWRLRGGRTVDGLEKSSSLASCDVVVDSGSDAHNVPGSRLQRGKLSTLGRLFKPWKWRKKKSSDRFQDLSKVLERKISTRQTREELIKKGVLVPEQDEPVSREIQNGHATSSVSPEQVKVEIETKLTQAADLTPGPTITEDKTETRDSKPVTRAGQARPRDAQARKQHSAAAPASSKPAGGAAGSARHSRDSSSGAKKTAKAPGKSGTAAQAKTNSRSSNNSSRAIAKSSHPKKTQGSSTKTTTTTSCSTVPPRSRPPKDVETHSRGADARTSRKSEANSQKASAELPGQPEEVNSSDTHGGSPQVSLPEVEETPVASQATPEDKAPCGDSSAGQDNLRDASAEPAVHSPHINSSTEDTSFTEGGTEADTQQQEEARTIGAGEEAREETRKSAEETHWSPADSDTVKSHGHSVNIQQVEVTVIPDRPTESQASDSDSDGPILYRDDDEEEEEDEYLNSSLASKIRRRDTLNIKLGNRPSKRELEEKNILPRSSESERHELRQQIGSKLVRRLSQRPTTEELEQRNILRQKNEVEEHEAKQEIKRKLSRKLSVRPTVAELIARRILRFNEYVEVTDAKDYDRRADKPWTRLTPADKAAIRKELNEFKSREMEVHDDSKQFTRYHRP; via the exons TTGATGGTTTGGAGAAATCGTCATCACTTGCCAGCTGCGACGTGGTCGTGGACAGCGGTTCCGATGCCCATAATGTGCCCGGGTCACGGCTGCAGCGAGGCAAGCTGTCCACTCTAGGGCGACTCTTCAAACCCTGGAagtggaggaagaagaagagcagcGACAGGTTCCAGGATCTTTCCAAAG TTTTAGAGCGAAAAATCTCAACGCGACAAACGAGAGAGGAGCTGATCAAGAAAGGAGTGCTCGTCCCAGAACAAG ACGAGCCCGTCAGCAGGGAAATCCAGAATGGCCACGCCACATCCAGCGTATCTCCGGAGCAGGTCAAAGTTGAGATTGAAACTAAATTGACCCAAGCGGCAGACCTGACTCCTGGCCCTACGATCACAGAGGACAAAACAG AGACGAGGGACAGTAAACCCGTCACCCGGGCGGGTCAGGCACGCCCGCGGGATGCCCAAGCTCGAAAACAGCACAGCGCCGCTGCGCCCGCCTCCTCCAAGCCTGCGGGTGGCGCTGCTGGCTCGGCCAGGCACAGCAGGGACTCTTCCTCTGGCGCTAAAAAGACCGCAAAAGCACCAGGGAAGTCGGGCACTGCGGCGCAAGCTAAAACTAACTCGCGGAGCTCTAACAACAGTAGTCGCGCGATCG ccAAGTCGTCTCATCCAAAGAAGACGCAAGGCAGTTCCACAAAAACCACCACGACCACCTCTTGCTCCACTGTCCCCCCTCGCTCTCGCCCACCCAAGGACGTCGAGACGCACAGTAGAGGCGCAGACGCTCGGACCAGCCGGAAATCTGAAGCCAATTCTCAGAAGGCTTCTGCGGAGCTTCCCGGTCAGCCGGAGGAAGTCAACTCCTCAGATACCCACGGGGGCTCTCCTCAAGTTTCCCTTCCCGAAGTTGAGGAGACACCCGTCGCTTCTCAAGCCACCCCGGAGGACAAAGCTCCCTGCGGCGATTCTTCCGCGGGCCAAGACAACCTCCGGGATGCGTCCGCCGAGCCCGCCGTCCACTCCCCCCACATCAACTCCTCCACAGAGGACACTTCCTTCACAGAAGGAGGCACTGAGGCTGACACCCAACAGCAGGAAGAAGCGAGGACGATAGGGGCGGGAGAAGAGGCACGAGAGGAAACCAGGAAGTCTGCTGAGGaaacacactggag TCCGGCTGATTCAGACACCGTAAAGTCGCACGGCCACAGCGTAAACATCCAGCAGGTCGAGGTGACGGTGATCCCCGACCGGCCGACGGAGAGCCAAGCCAGCGACTCGGACTCGGACGGACCCATCCTGTACCGCgatgacgacgaggaagaggaggaggacgagtaCCTTAACA GTTCTCTGGCCAGCAAGATCCGACGACGGGACACCCTCAACATCAAACTGGGCAACCGGCCCAGCAAGAGGGAGCTGGAGGAGAAAAACATACTGCCACGCAGCTCTGAGTCTGAGAGACACGAGCTCCGTCAGCAGATCGGCTCCAAGCTCGTCAG GCGCTTGAGCCAAAGGCCAACCACAGAAGAGCTGGAGCAACGGAACATCCTCAGAC AGAAGAACGAAGTGGAGGAGCACGAGGCCAAGCAGGAGATTAAACGAAAACTCTCCAGAAAG CTCAGTGTGCGGCCGACGGTTGCGGAGCTGATCGCTCGGAGAATCCTGCGTTTTAACGAGTATGTGGAGGTCACGGACGCCAAGGACTATGACCGGCGGGCAGATAAGCCGTGGACGCGGCTCACGCCCGCTGACAAG GCGGCCATCCGCAAGGAACTGAATGAGTTCAAGAGCAGGGAGATGGAGGTGCACGACGACAGCAAACAGTTTACCAG ATACCATCGGCCTTAA
- the phactr2 gene encoding phosphatase and actin regulator 2 isoform X1, with product MEEEEGDTLSEMKAFTSLPPQSRFRSHSDASGFTARILWRLRGGRTVDGLEKSSSLASCDVVVDSGSDAHNVPGSRLQRGKLSTLGRLFKPWKWRKKKSSDRFQDLSKVLERKISTRQTREELIKKGVLVPEQADEPVSREIQNGHATSSVSPEQVKVEIETKLTQAADLTPGPTITEDKTETRDSKPVTRAGQARPRDAQARKQHSAAAPASSKPAGGAAGSARHSRDSSSGAKKTAKAPGKSGTAAQAKTNSRSSNNSSRAIAKSSHPKKTQGSSTKTTTTTSCSTVPPRSRPPKDVETHSRGADARTSRKSEANSQKASAELPGQPEEVNSSDTHGGSPQVSLPEVEETPVASQATPEDKAPCGDSSAGQDNLRDASAEPAVHSPHINSSTEDTSFTEGGTEADTQQQEEARTIGAGEEAREETRKSAEETHWSPADSDTVKSHGHSVNIQQVEVTVIPDRPTESQASDSDSDGPILYRDDDEEEEEDEYLNSSLASKIRRRDTLNIKLGNRPSKRELEEKNILPRSSESERHELRQQIGSKLVRRLSQRPTTEELEQRNILRQKNEVEEHEAKQEIKRKLSRKLSVRPTVAELIARRILRFNEYVEVTDAKDYDRRADKPWTRLTPADKAAIRKELNEFKSREMEVHDDSKQFTRYHRP from the exons TTGATGGTTTGGAGAAATCGTCATCACTTGCCAGCTGCGACGTGGTCGTGGACAGCGGTTCCGATGCCCATAATGTGCCCGGGTCACGGCTGCAGCGAGGCAAGCTGTCCACTCTAGGGCGACTCTTCAAACCCTGGAagtggaggaagaagaagagcagcGACAGGTTCCAGGATCTTTCCAAAG TTTTAGAGCGAAAAATCTCAACGCGACAAACGAGAGAGGAGCTGATCAAGAAAGGAGTGCTCGTCCCAGAACAAG CAGACGAGCCCGTCAGCAGGGAAATCCAGAATGGCCACGCCACATCCAGCGTATCTCCGGAGCAGGTCAAAGTTGAGATTGAAACTAAATTGACCCAAGCGGCAGACCTGACTCCTGGCCCTACGATCACAGAGGACAAAACAG AGACGAGGGACAGTAAACCCGTCACCCGGGCGGGTCAGGCACGCCCGCGGGATGCCCAAGCTCGAAAACAGCACAGCGCCGCTGCGCCCGCCTCCTCCAAGCCTGCGGGTGGCGCTGCTGGCTCGGCCAGGCACAGCAGGGACTCTTCCTCTGGCGCTAAAAAGACCGCAAAAGCACCAGGGAAGTCGGGCACTGCGGCGCAAGCTAAAACTAACTCGCGGAGCTCTAACAACAGTAGTCGCGCGATCG ccAAGTCGTCTCATCCAAAGAAGACGCAAGGCAGTTCCACAAAAACCACCACGACCACCTCTTGCTCCACTGTCCCCCCTCGCTCTCGCCCACCCAAGGACGTCGAGACGCACAGTAGAGGCGCAGACGCTCGGACCAGCCGGAAATCTGAAGCCAATTCTCAGAAGGCTTCTGCGGAGCTTCCCGGTCAGCCGGAGGAAGTCAACTCCTCAGATACCCACGGGGGCTCTCCTCAAGTTTCCCTTCCCGAAGTTGAGGAGACACCCGTCGCTTCTCAAGCCACCCCGGAGGACAAAGCTCCCTGCGGCGATTCTTCCGCGGGCCAAGACAACCTCCGGGATGCGTCCGCCGAGCCCGCCGTCCACTCCCCCCACATCAACTCCTCCACAGAGGACACTTCCTTCACAGAAGGAGGCACTGAGGCTGACACCCAACAGCAGGAAGAAGCGAGGACGATAGGGGCGGGAGAAGAGGCACGAGAGGAAACCAGGAAGTCTGCTGAGGaaacacactggag TCCGGCTGATTCAGACACCGTAAAGTCGCACGGCCACAGCGTAAACATCCAGCAGGTCGAGGTGACGGTGATCCCCGACCGGCCGACGGAGAGCCAAGCCAGCGACTCGGACTCGGACGGACCCATCCTGTACCGCgatgacgacgaggaagaggaggaggacgagtaCCTTAACA GTTCTCTGGCCAGCAAGATCCGACGACGGGACACCCTCAACATCAAACTGGGCAACCGGCCCAGCAAGAGGGAGCTGGAGGAGAAAAACATACTGCCACGCAGCTCTGAGTCTGAGAGACACGAGCTCCGTCAGCAGATCGGCTCCAAGCTCGTCAG GCGCTTGAGCCAAAGGCCAACCACAGAAGAGCTGGAGCAACGGAACATCCTCAGAC AGAAGAACGAAGTGGAGGAGCACGAGGCCAAGCAGGAGATTAAACGAAAACTCTCCAGAAAG CTCAGTGTGCGGCCGACGGTTGCGGAGCTGATCGCTCGGAGAATCCTGCGTTTTAACGAGTATGTGGAGGTCACGGACGCCAAGGACTATGACCGGCGGGCAGATAAGCCGTGGACGCGGCTCACGCCCGCTGACAAG GCGGCCATCCGCAAGGAACTGAATGAGTTCAAGAGCAGGGAGATGGAGGTGCACGACGACAGCAAACAGTTTACCAG ATACCATCGGCCTTAA